A part of Lacibacter sp. H407 genomic DNA contains:
- the porW gene encoding type IX secretion system periplasmic lipoprotein PorW/SprE has translation MQPIIVSKFNRILIILLLGCISASAQPDFTLPLVKPVKYENKVLGSEKTDDKKFTLPRRLYQSMVTEYNFHYNAVNKINAILEKAKLSHRDDYTQLLPFYNYSTDFTAADSMELDSVILKATAGIVLHDLRNSYIDNMYLLIGQSYFYWQKFDSAYRIFQFINYNFFPKDKDEYIIVVGSNDRSTKGDLNIATKEKNGIVHKAFSHQPSRNDALIWLTRTYAEDNLYPEAYSLINLLKKDPLFPKRLHGKLNEVQAYTFYKQEQWDSTAFYLKDALGEAADKTELARWEYLLAQLYAKTNQPELASSFFNKAKSHTTDPVLYIHARIYEAQLLRKEGGDAVTETLADLLKLSRKERFDGYEDVLFYAAADMALQKGDTTQAITLLKRSVSYTTENPSVKNKAFVKLADLAYARRDYTLASNSLDSVNFQDIAFAENAAQLQIKQQMLKRLVELITVVKQQDSLQAVAKMPEKEMDAYLKSLARKIRKERGLKEEAVYTPTQTANNPNDNTPLFNNAGSGNSWYFYNAAQKSRGFSEFKGRWGNRPNIDNWRRQDAVDAAKPPSQAPQYASNANEVLSIEPDKIPADELSVEGLKKRLPLTEELLLESNRQIAESLFDQGQIYKNQLEDYQQAAVVFEEIWKRFGNYEREQEVLFELYYCYTKTGDKQKAAYFQDQLNKKYPNGDLVQKINASKNPTAPVKDAKTIAYETIYDLFLSGKYDEAQQQKRLADSIYGNSYWTPQLLYIESLFHIKQKNDSAAMLTLTNLERNFPGTPMAEKAAVMKDVVTRRTEIEDYLTRTNIVRQTEDSVVMPFDEGPLVNKVGQNIKKDSTNKIGIGNQPTQNNANITRPVAPIQKTELEKNDRSNAGKVTIGNKPGMDTTAIKPLKEGKIEMVYIYNATDPYTVMMYFDEVDEVYLTEARTAYQRYNSSSHSGEDIPLKIYVGDKENTWMEMGLFSDVTTALGYMEEWKKNARQIVPWLPELKYSFIIISDRNLELLKTRKNMEEYKLFLRQYIKDKF, from the coding sequence ATGCAGCCAATTATTGTTTCTAAATTCAACCGGATACTGATTATTCTACTGCTGGGCTGCATTTCTGCATCGGCACAACCGGATTTTACTCTTCCGTTAGTAAAACCCGTAAAATACGAGAACAAAGTATTGGGATCGGAAAAAACCGACGACAAAAAATTCACACTGCCCCGCCGTCTCTATCAGAGCATGGTAACAGAATATAATTTTCATTACAACGCTGTTAATAAGATCAACGCCATCCTCGAAAAAGCAAAACTGAGCCATCGGGACGATTACACACAACTCCTGCCCTTTTATAACTACTCAACTGATTTTACCGCTGCCGATTCGATGGAATTGGATTCGGTGATCTTGAAAGCAACAGCCGGTATTGTGTTGCACGATCTGCGCAACAGCTATATCGATAACATGTATCTGCTCATCGGTCAAAGTTATTTTTACTGGCAGAAATTCGATTCGGCCTACCGCATTTTTCAATTTATTAATTACAACTTCTTCCCAAAAGATAAGGACGAATATATTATTGTGGTGGGTTCCAACGATCGCTCCACAAAAGGTGATCTCAATATTGCAACAAAAGAAAAGAACGGCATTGTACACAAAGCATTCTCTCATCAGCCAAGCCGGAACGATGCATTGATATGGCTCACCAGAACCTATGCAGAAGACAATCTGTATCCGGAAGCCTATAGTTTGATCAACCTGCTGAAAAAAGATCCCCTGTTTCCAAAACGATTGCATGGTAAGTTGAATGAAGTACAGGCGTATACGTTTTACAAACAGGAACAATGGGACAGCACAGCATTTTATTTGAAAGATGCGTTGGGTGAAGCAGCCGATAAAACAGAACTGGCACGTTGGGAATATTTACTGGCACAGTTGTATGCAAAAACCAATCAACCGGAATTGGCCTCTTCTTTTTTCAACAAAGCAAAATCGCACACTACTGATCCTGTATTATATATCCATGCCCGTATTTATGAAGCACAATTATTACGGAAAGAAGGTGGTGATGCAGTAACTGAAACATTGGCCGATCTGCTAAAGCTGTCACGCAAAGAACGGTTTGATGGATACGAAGATGTATTGTTCTATGCGGCAGCCGATATGGCCTTGCAGAAAGGCGATACAACACAAGCTATCACATTATTGAAACGTAGTGTTTCTTATACAACAGAAAATCCATCGGTTAAAAACAAAGCCTTTGTAAAACTGGCTGATCTGGCGTATGCACGCAGAGATTATACACTTGCTTCCAACTCACTCGATAGTGTGAATTTTCAGGATATTGCCTTTGCTGAAAATGCGGCACAACTGCAGATCAAACAACAAATGTTGAAGCGATTGGTAGAACTGATCACAGTTGTAAAACAACAGGACAGTTTGCAGGCTGTTGCAAAAATGCCGGAGAAAGAAATGGATGCTTACCTGAAATCATTGGCACGCAAAATCCGTAAAGAACGTGGGTTAAAAGAAGAAGCTGTTTATACACCTACGCAAACCGCAAACAACCCTAACGATAACACTCCCCTCTTCAACAATGCAGGAAGTGGTAACAGCTGGTATTTTTATAATGCAGCACAAAAGTCAAGAGGGTTTAGTGAATTTAAAGGCAGATGGGGCAACCGTCCGAATATTGATAATTGGCGCCGGCAAGATGCGGTTGATGCAGCAAAACCACCATCGCAGGCACCACAATATGCAAGTAATGCAAACGAAGTATTGAGTATAGAACCTGATAAAATTCCCGCAGATGAATTAAGTGTGGAAGGTTTGAAAAAACGTTTACCTCTTACCGAAGAATTATTACTCGAATCGAACAGACAAATAGCAGAATCATTATTTGATCAGGGACAGATCTATAAAAATCAACTGGAAGATTATCAACAGGCAGCTGTTGTATTTGAAGAAATATGGAAACGCTTTGGTAATTATGAGAGAGAACAGGAAGTATTGTTTGAACTGTATTACTGTTATACCAAAACAGGCGACAAACAAAAGGCCGCTTACTTTCAGGATCAGTTGAATAAGAAATATCCGAACGGAGATCTGGTACAGAAAATTAATGCATCGAAAAATCCAACGGCTCCGGTAAAAGACGCAAAGACGATTGCTTACGAAACTATTTACGATCTCTTCCTCTCCGGTAAATATGATGAAGCGCAGCAACAAAAGCGATTGGCTGATTCGATTTATGGAAATTCATACTGGACACCACAGTTACTCTATATTGAATCGCTCTTTCACATCAAACAAAAAAATGATAGCGCCGCTATGCTGACGCTTACCAATCTTGAACGAAATTTCCCCGGCACACCGATGGCTGAAAAAGCTGCAGTGATGAAAGATGTAGTTACCCGCCGAACAGAAATTGAAGACTATCTCACCCGCACCAATATTGTACGCCAAACGGAAGATAGTGTTGTGATGCCGTTTGATGAAGGCCCGCTGGTGAATAAGGTTGGACAGAACATCAAAAAAGATTCAACTAATAAAATAGGAATCGGCAATCAGCCAACACAAAACAATGCGAACATAACAAGGCCTGTTGCTCCGATTCAAAAAACGGAACTTGAAAAAAATGATCGCAGCAATGCAGGTAAAGTAACCATTGGTAATAAGCCGGGTATGGATACCACTGCCATTAAACCATTGAAAGAAGGAAAAATTGAAATGGTTTACATCTACAATGCAACCGATCCTTATACGGTCATGATGTATTTTGATGAAGTGGATGAAGTGTATTTAACAGAAGCAAGAACGGCTTACCAACGTTACAACTCATCATCACACAGCGGTGAAGATATTCCGTTGAAAATTTATGTGGGCGACAAAGAGAATACCTGGATGGAAATGGGGCTGTTTTCTGATGTTACCACCGCATTGGGTTATATGGAAGAATGGAAAAAGAATGCCCGGCAGATCGTTCCATGGCTTCCTGAACTAAAATACAGTTTCATCATTATTTCCGACCGCAACCTCGAATTGCTCAAAACAAGGAAGAATATGGAGGAATACAAGCTTTTCCTTCGTCAATACATCAAAGATAAATTTTAA
- a CDS encoding transglycosylase domain-containing protein has product MRKPIKYLWRAFFIGFGLFIVLVIGANFGLLGKMPSLEELENPSASLASEVIASDGTLMGKFYMEDRTNVEYKDISKNVVNALVAAEDERFYNHSGIDGRALARAVMKFGSDGGGSTITQQLALNLFGGRAKNKVLRVFQKIQEWIIAVKLERNFTKDEIIALYLNTVEYSDNVFGIRNASKTFFQKEPSLVTVDEAALLIGMVNAPYAYNPRLFPPRAMQKRNMVINDMVRNKFVTEEEGEKLKSKPINLKYKKLDESTGLAPYFRDVLRDQMKKWAKEHKKANGETYNIYRDGLKIYTTINPRMQLYAEEAVSKHMSALQKNYWTLPWIKNNSIWKGHENIIERAMKDSDRWRKMAAAGISDEDIRKAFNTKTKMKVFAWNSKRETDTTMTPYDSVRYHKMIIQTGFMVMDPFTGEVKAWVGGVNFKNFKFDHVNINTKRQVGSTFKPLLYAHAVENGFTPETPLPAGPTNLGGKMISGKGGPMAICLAYSYNPGAAYLMNQFGVKSVINFAQSAGIKSEMPPYPSIALGSADISVYEMLQSYTMFPTNGMSTQPIYVTRIEDRNGNILQTYAPEQKVVMSEAAAYTMVKMMQGVVDIGTGRRLRGMGLTGEIGGKTGTTNGNTDTWFIGYTPQLLAGGWVGCDDPFLKMVGEGNRTALPIWGYFFEKVLADKTLGITKEAKFVQPESMKVESFMDYENFADRYRNEPDAENPDAGNGTSSDYGDLNLTPDATLGPESQLTEEQKVLQEAKKQEEKKPDTKKDPTKPAATNDPKKDSTKKKWWPFKKKNN; this is encoded by the coding sequence ATGCGTAAACCAATCAAATATTTGTGGCGTGCCTTTTTTATTGGCTTCGGACTTTTCATAGTGCTGGTAATTGGCGCCAATTTCGGCTTGCTCGGTAAAATGCCTTCCCTTGAAGAGCTTGAAAATCCATCCGCTTCGCTAGCCAGCGAAGTAATTGCTTCAGATGGTACCCTCATGGGAAAATTCTATATGGAAGACCGTACCAACGTAGAATACAAAGACATTTCAAAAAATGTTGTGAATGCACTCGTTGCAGCTGAGGATGAACGTTTTTATAATCACTCCGGAATTGATGGCCGTGCGTTGGCCAGAGCTGTCATGAAGTTTGGCAGCGATGGAGGTGGCTCTACCATTACGCAGCAGTTGGCGTTGAACCTGTTTGGCGGCCGTGCAAAAAACAAAGTACTGCGGGTTTTCCAAAAAATCCAGGAATGGATCATTGCCGTAAAACTTGAACGCAATTTTACCAAAGATGAAATTATTGCACTCTATCTGAATACCGTTGAATACAGTGATAACGTATTCGGTATCCGTAATGCATCCAAAACATTTTTTCAGAAAGAACCATCGCTGGTAACAGTAGATGAAGCTGCGTTATTGATTGGTATGGTGAATGCACCTTATGCATACAATCCCCGTTTGTTTCCGCCAAGAGCCATGCAAAAAAGGAATATGGTGATCAACGATATGGTGCGTAATAAATTTGTAACAGAAGAGGAAGGTGAAAAACTGAAAAGCAAACCCATCAACCTGAAGTATAAAAAATTAGATGAAAGCACAGGGCTTGCTCCTTACTTCCGTGATGTGTTGCGTGATCAGATGAAGAAGTGGGCAAAAGAACACAAAAAGGCAAATGGTGAAACGTACAATATTTATCGTGATGGGTTGAAAATTTATACCACCATCAATCCACGCATGCAGTTGTATGCAGAAGAAGCTGTATCGAAACACATGAGTGCACTGCAAAAAAATTACTGGACTTTGCCATGGATCAAAAACAACAGCATCTGGAAAGGGCATGAAAATATTATTGAACGTGCCATGAAAGACAGCGACCGCTGGCGTAAAATGGCCGCTGCCGGAATCAGTGACGAAGACATTCGAAAAGCCTTCAACACAAAAACGAAAATGAAAGTATTTGCATGGAACAGTAAACGGGAAACCGATACAACCATGACGCCGTACGATTCTGTGCGTTATCACAAAATGATCATTCAAACTGGTTTTATGGTGATGGATCCATTTACCGGCGAAGTAAAAGCATGGGTAGGTGGTGTAAACTTTAAGAATTTTAAATTCGATCACGTTAACATCAACACCAAGCGACAGGTAGGTTCAACCTTTAAACCATTGTTGTATGCACATGCTGTTGAAAATGGTTTTACACCTGAAACACCATTACCTGCCGGACCAACTAATTTGGGTGGTAAAATGATCTCAGGTAAAGGTGGCCCAATGGCAATTTGTTTAGCTTATTCCTACAATCCCGGTGCTGCTTATTTGATGAATCAGTTCGGTGTAAAGAGTGTCATCAATTTTGCACAGAGCGCAGGTATCAAAAGTGAAATGCCTCCTTATCCATCTATTGCGTTGGGTAGTGCAGACATCAGCGTATATGAAATGCTGCAGAGTTATACCATGTTCCCGACAAATGGTATGAGCACACAGCCGATCTATGTAACACGTATTGAAGACCGTAATGGAAATATTTTACAAACCTATGCACCTGAACAAAAAGTAGTAATGAGTGAAGCTGCTGCCTACACTATGGTGAAAATGATGCAGGGCGTAGTTGATATTGGTACCGGACGTCGTTTACGTGGTATGGGACTTACCGGAGAAATTGGTGGTAAAACAGGAACAACGAACGGCAATACCGATACGTGGTTTATCGGTTATACGCCACAGTTATTAGCCGGTGGTTGGGTTGGTTGTGATGATCCGTTTCTGAAAATGGTGGGCGAAGGTAACCGAACTGCCTTACCGATCTGGGGCTACTTCTTTGAAAAAGTATTGGCTGATAAAACATTGGGCATTACCAAAGAAGCAAAGTTTGTACAACCGGAAAGCATGAAGGTGGAATCGTTCATGGATTACGAAAACTTTGCAGACAGGTATCGCAATGAGCCTGATGCAGAAAATCCGGATGCAGGAAACGGAACATCTTCCGATTACGGTGACTTGAACCTTACGCCCGATGCAACACTTGGACCTGAATCGCAACTGACAGAAGAACAGAAAGTATTGCAGGAAGCAAAAAAGCAGGAGGAGAAAAAACCGGATACGAAAAAAGATCCAACAAAACCTGCGGCAACAAACGATCCGAAGAAAGACAGCACCAAAAAGAAATGGTGGCCGTTTAAGAAGAAGAATAACTAA
- the glmS gene encoding glutamine--fructose-6-phosphate transaminase (isomerizing), whose translation MCGIVGYIGSREAYPVILKGLKRLEYRGYDSAGVALLNNGLNVYKKKGKVAQLEEEAIGKDLHSHIGIGHTRWATHGEPSDRNAHPHISNNGKLAMIHNGIIENYVSIKNELLKKGYSFKSDTDTEVLLNFIEDIKTNNECSLEEAVRIALKRVVGAYVILLIDEDTPDTIIAARKGSPLVIGIGKNEHFLASDASPIIEYTKEVVYVNDYELAIVKADELILKNLGNEKITPYIQKLDLELAAIEKGGYDHFMIKEINEQPHTIYDCLRGRLDPVAGTITMAGVQNNMEQLKNAQRIVMIACGTSWHAGLVAEYIFEELCRIPVEVEYASEFRYRNPVINKGDVIIAISQSGETADTIVAIDKAKEQGAFIFGVVNAVGSSIARLSHAGAYTHAGPEIGVASTKAFTAQLAVLTMVALKIALEKGTITHDRYMHLLNELHEIPDKVKLLLEHSDKVKEIGLKYKDASDFLYLGRGYNFPVALEGALKLKEITYIHAEGYPAAEMKHGPIALVDEKLPVVFVATKDPYYEKIVSNIQEIKARKGQVIAVVSENDEVIPTMSNDIMFVPEADEIVAPILSVIPLQLLSYYIGVAKGLDVDKPRNLAKSVTVE comes from the coding sequence ATGTGTGGAATCGTTGGATATATCGGTTCACGGGAAGCCTATCCCGTAATACTGAAAGGATTAAAGCGACTGGAATACCGTGGTTATGATAGTGCCGGTGTGGCATTACTGAACAATGGATTGAACGTTTACAAAAAGAAAGGCAAGGTGGCCCAGCTTGAAGAAGAAGCAATTGGCAAAGATCTGCACTCACATATAGGCATTGGACATACCCGTTGGGCAACACATGGTGAACCCAGCGATCGGAATGCACATCCACACATTTCCAACAACGGAAAGCTGGCGATGATCCATAATGGCATTATTGAAAACTATGTATCCATTAAAAATGAATTGCTGAAAAAAGGATACAGTTTTAAAAGCGATACCGATACAGAAGTACTGCTCAACTTTATTGAAGATATTAAAACCAACAACGAATGCTCGCTGGAAGAAGCCGTGCGTATTGCATTAAAACGTGTAGTAGGTGCTTATGTTATTTTGTTGATCGATGAAGATACTCCTGACACCATTATTGCAGCACGTAAAGGAAGTCCATTGGTAATTGGAATTGGAAAAAATGAACACTTTCTTGCAAGCGATGCGTCTCCCATTATTGAATATACTAAAGAAGTAGTGTATGTAAATGATTACGAACTCGCCATTGTAAAAGCTGATGAGCTCATTCTGAAAAATCTCGGTAACGAAAAGATCACTCCATATATTCAAAAGCTTGACCTTGAACTGGCGGCTATTGAAAAAGGTGGTTATGATCATTTCATGATCAAGGAGATCAATGAACAACCGCATACGATCTATGATTGTTTGCGTGGACGATTAGACCCTGTTGCAGGCACTATTACCATGGCCGGCGTACAGAACAACATGGAGCAACTGAAAAATGCACAACGTATTGTGATGATCGCTTGCGGTACCAGTTGGCATGCAGGATTGGTAGCTGAATATATTTTTGAAGAACTCTGCCGCATTCCGGTTGAAGTAGAATATGCATCTGAATTTCGTTACCGTAACCCGGTGATCAACAAAGGCGATGTGATCATAGCCATTTCGCAAAGTGGTGAAACAGCAGATACCATTGTTGCCATTGACAAAGCAAAAGAACAAGGCGCATTTATATTTGGTGTAGTGAACGCTGTTGGCAGCTCCATTGCCCGCTTATCGCATGCAGGTGCTTACACACATGCCGGACCTGAGATTGGTGTAGCAAGTACCAAAGCATTCACAGCACAGTTAGCAGTGTTAACCATGGTTGCCTTAAAGATCGCTCTTGAAAAAGGAACCATTACGCATGACCGTTATATGCACCTGTTGAATGAACTGCATGAAATTCCTGATAAAGTGAAACTGTTGCTGGAGCATTCCGATAAAGTAAAAGAAATCGGATTGAAGTATAAAGATGCCAGTGATTTCTTATACCTCGGTCGTGGATATAATTTCCCTGTCGCTCTTGAAGGTGCCTTGAAGCTGAAAGAGATCACTTACATTCATGCAGAAGGTTATCCGGCTGCAGAAATGAAACATGGTCCTATTGCATTGGTGGATGAAAAACTACCTGTTGTATTTGTTGCGACCAAAGATCCTTACTACGAAAAAATTGTGAGTAACATCCAGGAGATCAAAGCAAGAAAAGGTCAGGTGATTGCCGTTGTTTCTGAAAACGATGAAGTAATCCCAACCATGAGCAACGATATCATGTTTGTGCCGGAGGCTGATGAAATTGTTGCACCGATATTGAGTGTAATTCCATTGCAACTGCTCTCCTATTATATTGGTGTGGCAAAAGGATTGGATGTAGATAAGCCACGGAATTTAGCAAAAAGTGTGACGGTTGAATAA
- a CDS encoding DUF4954 family protein — protein MNPINKQPISGIGYDFIPAAHLPKGKDEYYLRNKQNRSGINYRKLTALEIEVLVRNRNASDNWNNLLVSDAFNPELVKNCKFFGLVRIGKLEPYYLEFHSIKLQVGLYNSTIISCDFGDNVVIDNVHYLSHYIIGNEVIITNVHEMGTTNYAKFGNGILKQGEDEKIRIWLEVCNENAGRKIIPFNGMLPGDAWIWSRNRDNKLLQQKLKDFTELKFDKLRGYYGKVGDRTVIKSCSIIKDVWIGSDAYLKGATKLKNLTINSYPGASSQVGEGCELVNGIMSEGCKAFYGVKAVRFYMASHSQLKYGARLINSYLGNNATISCCEVLNSLIFPAHEQHHNNSFLCAATIMGQSNIAAGATLGSNHNSRSADGELIAGRGFWPGLCVSIKHNSKFATYTLLAKGDYPVEMNIPVPFSLVSNDESNNQLQVMPGYWFMYNMYALARNAWKYIDRDKRDHKTQVLEYDFLAPDSVNELFDALRLMELATGKALLADQKLNSTSTDAAYSKAGKEALEKNDRRIAQLEILADSFENSKRKVQLLKVERSYTIFKELIVYYAMEQLLQFVTTHQIKTVDALLAQLPKKQKRNSWINIGGQLVEETAYEQLKQKITTNKLKNWEAIHKWYQSQGEAYSTRKLVHALASYFELTGEKQLTKAALKTALQQYLSTKEWMVNGIKESRAKDYSNPFRKMVYETEAEMETVTGKLSENSFILQQVEELKTTKASVQKLIKQFKL, from the coding sequence ATGAATCCCATCAACAAACAACCGATCTCCGGCATTGGTTACGATTTTATTCCTGCTGCCCATCTCCCAAAAGGGAAAGATGAATACTATCTCCGCAATAAACAAAACCGGAGTGGCATCAACTATCGCAAATTAACAGCGCTGGAAATAGAAGTATTGGTGCGAAACCGCAATGCATCCGATAACTGGAACAACCTGCTTGTATCCGATGCATTTAATCCTGAGCTGGTGAAGAACTGTAAGTTTTTTGGTTTGGTACGTATTGGAAAACTGGAACCTTACTATCTGGAATTTCATTCCATAAAACTACAGGTAGGTTTATACAACAGTACCATCATCAGTTGCGATTTTGGCGACAATGTTGTAATCGATAACGTGCACTATCTCTCCCACTACATCATTGGCAACGAAGTGATCATTACCAATGTACATGAAATGGGCACTACCAATTATGCTAAATTCGGTAATGGTATTTTAAAACAGGGAGAAGATGAAAAGATCCGCATCTGGCTGGAAGTATGTAATGAAAATGCAGGGCGAAAGATCATTCCGTTCAATGGAATGTTGCCCGGTGATGCATGGATCTGGAGCCGCAACAGAGATAACAAGTTGCTGCAGCAAAAACTAAAAGATTTTACTGAACTTAAGTTTGATAAACTGCGTGGCTACTATGGAAAAGTAGGCGACCGAACGGTGATCAAAAGTTGTTCCATCATCAAAGATGTATGGATCGGCAGCGATGCTTATTTAAAAGGTGCTACTAAATTAAAAAACCTTACGATCAATTCTTATCCCGGTGCAAGTTCGCAGGTGGGTGAAGGTTGCGAACTGGTGAATGGTATTATGAGCGAAGGATGCAAAGCCTTCTACGGTGTAAAGGCAGTACGTTTTTACATGGCTTCACATTCGCAATTGAAATACGGAGCAAGGTTGATCAACTCTTATCTTGGCAATAATGCAACCATCTCTTGTTGCGAAGTTTTGAACTCACTCATCTTCCCCGCACATGAACAGCATCACAACAACTCTTTCTTGTGTGCGGCCACAATCATGGGGCAAAGTAATATTGCAGCCGGTGCTACATTGGGCAGTAACCACAACAGCCGCAGTGCCGATGGCGAGTTGATCGCAGGACGTGGTTTTTGGCCGGGGCTCTGTGTAAGCATCAAACACAATTCAAAATTTGCAACCTATACATTACTTGCAAAAGGAGATTATCCGGTTGAAATGAATATACCGGTTCCTTTTTCATTGGTGAGTAATGATGAATCGAATAATCAGTTGCAGGTAATGCCCGGCTATTGGTTCATGTATAACATGTATGCGTTGGCCCGTAACGCATGGAAATATATTGATCGGGATAAACGGGACCATAAAACACAGGTGTTGGAATATGATTTTCTTGCACCCGATAGTGTAAATGAATTATTTGACGCATTGCGTTTGATGGAACTGGCAACAGGAAAAGCGTTGCTAGCCGATCAGAAACTCAACAGCACATCAACAGATGCAGCTTACAGCAAAGCAGGCAAAGAAGCATTGGAGAAAAATGATCGACGCATTGCACAATTAGAAATATTGGCTGATAGTTTTGAAAACAGTAAACGAAAAGTACAGTTGTTGAAAGTTGAACGCAGCTATACGATCTTCAAAGAGTTGATCGTGTATTACGCAATGGAGCAGTTGTTGCAATTTGTAACAACACATCAAATTAAAACGGTGGATGCATTGCTTGCACAGCTTCCCAAAAAACAAAAACGCAACAGCTGGATCAACATCGGTGGACAATTAGTTGAAGAAACGGCTTACGAACAACTCAAGCAAAAGATCACTACAAACAAACTGAAAAACTGGGAGGCGATCCATAAATGGTATCAATCCCAAGGCGAAGCTTACAGCACTCGAAAATTAGTGCATGCATTGGCTTCGTATTTTGAATTGACAGGTGAAAAGCAATTGACAAAAGCAGCATTGAAAACTGCATTGCAGCAATATCTTTCTACTAAAGAATGGATGGTGAACGGCATTAAAGAATCACGGGCAAAAGACTATAGCAATCCTTTCCGCAAAATGGTGTACGAAACAGAAGCAGAAATGGAAACCGTTACAGGAAAGCTGAGTGAAAATTCGTTTATTCTGCAACAGGTGGAAGAATTAAAAACAACAAAAGCATCTGTGCAAAAACTCATCAAACAATTCAAACTATAA
- a CDS encoding DUF1801 domain-containing protein, translated as MNRLVDEYIESLSDEKREISEQLRELIHTVVPHVQEKLSFKIPFYHYHGMFCYLNEVSDGIDLGLCRGKDLIDVLPQLELRNRVMVASVIIRNKKEIQTKNIQEVLLTAANWQEEAKRLKISMINTKKKAASKKKRL; from the coding sequence ATGAACCGCCTTGTAGATGAATACATCGAAAGCCTTTCCGATGAAAAACGGGAAATATCAGAACAGCTTCGTGAACTGATTCATACCGTTGTTCCGCATGTACAGGAAAAACTTAGTTTCAAAATACCGTTCTATCATTATCATGGCATGTTCTGTTACTTAAATGAAGTGAGTGATGGAATTGATCTTGGATTGTGCCGTGGAAAAGATTTGATTGATGTGTTGCCGCAACTTGAATTACGTAACAGAGTGATGGTAGCGTCGGTCATCATCCGTAACAAAAAAGAAATTCAAACAAAAAATATACAGGAGGTTTTACTAACTGCAGCCAACTGGCAGGAGGAAGCAAAGCGGTTGAAGATATCAATGATCAATACAAAGAAGAAAGCCGCTTCAAAAAAGAAACGGCTTTAA